One Bos taurus isolate L1 Dominette 01449 registration number 42190680 breed Hereford chromosome 14, ARS-UCD2.0, whole genome shotgun sequence genomic region harbors:
- the ZNF706 gene encoding zinc finger protein 706 gives MARGQQKIQSQQKNAKKQAGQKKKQGHDQKAAAKAALIYTCTVCRTQMPDPKTFKQHFESKHPKTPLPPELADVQA, from the exons ATGGCTCGTGGACAGCAGAAGATTCAGTCTCAGCAgaaaaatgccaaaaagcaagctggacaaaagaagaaacaaggaCATGACCAGAAGGCTGCTGCCAAAGCTGCCTTAATATATACCTGCACTGTCTGTAGG acacAAATGCCAGACCCTAAGACCTTCAAGCAGCACTTTGAGAGCAAGCATCCTAAGACTCCACTTCCTCCAGAATTAGCTGATGTTCAGGCATAA